A single Oryctolagus cuniculus chromosome 18, mOryCun1.1, whole genome shotgun sequence DNA region contains:
- the ORYCUNV1R1574 gene encoding vomeronasal 1 receptor oryCunV1R1574 (The RefSeq protein has 3 substitutions compared to this genomic sequence), translated as MLPSDMIYIFFLICQICIGVMANSLLFFIYTYTFLIKPCLKKPIDSIFMHLIVINISTIMIRLIPELMSSFGIKDFFDDIGCQTFLYISRVIQGLSICTTFLLSVFQAITVSPSHSKWAMLKSKLSKWIFPSLLFFWVINMVIYTHIIGTVKAKLNFTVVGQGYVNAHCQTRKLGEYESRSFISIILIHDVVFLALMIWSSLHMVWILYRHHRRAQHIHTSSLSSKTSPENKATHTILLMVFCFVFFYLSNNCLTLYGFYASEKNLRLQGIGGILSSCYPTFCPFFLMKHNKIILKLTSILSNMRMTFCPRAFSG; from the coding sequence ATGTTACCAAGTGATAtgatttatatcttttttctAATATGTCAGATTTGTATTGGTGTCATGGCAAACTCATTGCTCTtctttatatacacatacacctTCCTAATCAAGCCTTGTCTGAAGAAACCCATCGATTCAATTTTCATGCACCTGATAGTGATCAATATTTCAACCATTATGATCCGGTTAATACCAGAACTCATGTCATCCTTTGGAATCAAAGATTTCTTTGATGATATTGGTTGTCAAACATTTCTGTACATATCCAGAGTGATTCGAGGTCTTTCCATATGTACTACCTTTCTCCTAAGTGTATTTCAGGCCATCACTGTCAGTCCCAGTCATTCTAAATGGGCAATGCTGAAATCTAAGCTCTCCAAATGGATTTTCCCatctttactctttttttggGTCATCAACATGCTGATCTACACCCACATCATTGGAACTGTAAAGGCCAAATTGAATTTCACTGTGGTTGGTCAGGGATATGTTAATGCGCACTGTCAAACCCGGAAGCTCGGAGAGTATGAATCAAGGTCATTTATAAGTATCATCTTGATTCATGATGTAGTGTTCTTGGCACTGATGATCTGGTCCAGCCTCCACATGGTGTGGATCCTCTACAGACACCACAGGAGGGCCCAGCACATTCACACCTCCAGTCTCTCGTCCAAGACATCTCCAGAAAACAAAGCCACCCACACAATCCTTTGGAtggtattttgctttgtgttcttttatttgtCAAACAACTGCTTGACCCTTTATGGATTTTATGCATCTGAGAAAAACTTAAGATTGCAGGGTATTGGTGGAATTTTATCATCATGCTACCCGACATTTTGCCCCTTTTTTCTGATGAAACATAacaaaattattctcaaactGACTTCCATCCTTTCTAATATGAGAATGACCTTTTGTCCACGAGCTTTCAGTGGCTGA